From the Balearica regulorum gibbericeps isolate bBalReg1 chromosome 4, bBalReg1.pri, whole genome shotgun sequence genome, one window contains:
- the ZCCHC4 gene encoding rRNA N(6)-adenosine-methyltransferase ZCCHC4 isoform X2 has product MAASGESDSEGLCGPERAGAGGLALLGLAPSAPSCPHGPALLFVKTSQGKQEGRRFYACSACRDRKDCNFFQWEDEKVSETRLAAREEYNRNHRPSFTHRQNVERYKNFVLLPLSKRRFCQECQQLLLPAEWEKHSNHQFLCDISTAQLKSPSQLLYPLENKKTNAQYLFAGRSCRFLLDLIIDLGFRRVLSVGTPRLHEMIQSKASEEEDFKVRSLLLDIDFRYSQFYTEDEFCHYNMFNHYFFGGEAARETCRKFLYQDNGERVIMVTDPPFGGLVEALASSFKKLMAMWKETEKEGHNNQEMPMFWIFPYFFESRILEFFPSFTMMDYQVDYDNHALYKHGKTGRRQSPVRIFTNLTPSMIVLPVEEGYRFCTICQRYVSSGNQHCEICNSCTSKDGRQWKHCVLCNKCVKP; this is encoded by the exons ATGGCGGCCAGCGGCGAGAGTGATTCGGAGGGCTTGTGTGGTCCGgagcgggcgggggcgggcgggctggCTCTGCTCGGCCTGGCACCCAGCGCTCCTAGCTGCCCGCACG GTCCTGCTCTTCTGTTTGTAAAGACCAGCCAAGGAaaacaggagggaaggagatTTTATGCTTGTTCAGCTTGTAGGGATAGAAAAGATTGTAACTTTTTTCAGTGGGAAGATGAGAAG GTGTCAGAAACTAGGCTTGCAGCACGTGAAGAATATAATAGAAATCATCGGCCTTCTTTTACACACAGACAGAATGTGGAAAG GTACAAGAATTTTGTTCTGTTGCCATTATCAAAGAGGAGGTTTTGCCAGGAATGCCAGCAATTGCTATTGCCAGCTGAATGGGAAAAACACTCAAATCACCAGTTCCTGTGTGATATCTCCACTGCCCAGTTAAAAAGTCCCAGTCAACTTCTGTATCCGCTGGAGAATAAAAAAACGAATGCACAGTATTTATTTGCAGGCAGAAGTTGCCGGTTCCTACTGGATCTTATTATTGATTTAGGATTCAGACGAGTGCTCTCTGTTGGAACACCCAG GCTTCATGAAATGATCCAGTCAAAAGCATCAGAAGAAGAAGATTTCAAGGTTAGAAGCCTTCTGCTCGATATTGATTTCAG GTATTCACAGTTTTACACAGAAGATGAATTCTGCCACTACAACATgtttaatcattatttttttggtgGAGAG GCTGCACGTGAAACTTGTAGGAAATTCCTATATCAAGACAATGGTGAAAGAGTCATTATGGTAACTGATCCCCCATTCGGAGGTTTAGTGGAAGCACTGgcttctagttttaaaaaactgatGGCAATGtggaaggagacagaaaaagaag GTCATAACAACCAAGAGATGCCCATGTTCTGGATATTTCCGTACTTCTTTGAGTCTCGTATTCTGGAATTTTTCCCAAGCTTCACTATGATGGATTACCAG gtaGACTATGATAATCATGCACTTTATAAACATGGCAAGACAGGTCGCAGACAGTCCCCTGTCCGTATCTTCACGAACCTCACCCCAAGTATGATTGTACTTCCTGTAGAGGAGGGTTATAG gttttgcaCTATATGTCAGCGGTATGTTAGTTCTGGTAACCAGCACTGTGAGATATGCAATTCATGTACGTCAAAA GATGGCAGACAATGGAAACATTGTGTTCTTTGCAATAAATGCGTAAAACCCT
- the ZCCHC4 gene encoding rRNA N(6)-adenosine-methyltransferase ZCCHC4 isoform X3, whose protein sequence is MAASGESDSEGLCGPERAGAGGLALLGLAPSAPSCPHGPALLFVKTSQGKQEGRRFYACSACRDRKDCNFFQWEDEKVSETRLAAREEYNRNHRPSFTHRQNVERYKNFVLLPLSKRRFCQECQQLLLPAEWEKHSNHQFLCDISTAQLKSPSQLLYPLENKKTNAQYLFAGRSCRFLLDLIIDLGFRRVLSVGTPRLHEMIQSKASEEEDFKVRSLLLDIDFRYSQFYTEDEFCHYNMFNHYFFGGEAARETCRKFLYQDNGERVIMVTDPPFGGLVEALASSFKKLMAMWKETEKEGHNNQEMPMFWIFPYFFESRILEFFPSFTMMDYQVDYDNHALYKHGKTGRRQSPVRIFTNLTPSMIVLPVEEGYRFCTICQRYVSSGNQHCEICNSCTSKS, encoded by the exons ATGGCGGCCAGCGGCGAGAGTGATTCGGAGGGCTTGTGTGGTCCGgagcgggcgggggcgggcgggctggCTCTGCTCGGCCTGGCACCCAGCGCTCCTAGCTGCCCGCACG GTCCTGCTCTTCTGTTTGTAAAGACCAGCCAAGGAaaacaggagggaaggagatTTTATGCTTGTTCAGCTTGTAGGGATAGAAAAGATTGTAACTTTTTTCAGTGGGAAGATGAGAAG GTGTCAGAAACTAGGCTTGCAGCACGTGAAGAATATAATAGAAATCATCGGCCTTCTTTTACACACAGACAGAATGTGGAAAG GTACAAGAATTTTGTTCTGTTGCCATTATCAAAGAGGAGGTTTTGCCAGGAATGCCAGCAATTGCTATTGCCAGCTGAATGGGAAAAACACTCAAATCACCAGTTCCTGTGTGATATCTCCACTGCCCAGTTAAAAAGTCCCAGTCAACTTCTGTATCCGCTGGAGAATAAAAAAACGAATGCACAGTATTTATTTGCAGGCAGAAGTTGCCGGTTCCTACTGGATCTTATTATTGATTTAGGATTCAGACGAGTGCTCTCTGTTGGAACACCCAG GCTTCATGAAATGATCCAGTCAAAAGCATCAGAAGAAGAAGATTTCAAGGTTAGAAGCCTTCTGCTCGATATTGATTTCAG GTATTCACAGTTTTACACAGAAGATGAATTCTGCCACTACAACATgtttaatcattatttttttggtgGAGAG GCTGCACGTGAAACTTGTAGGAAATTCCTATATCAAGACAATGGTGAAAGAGTCATTATGGTAACTGATCCCCCATTCGGAGGTTTAGTGGAAGCACTGgcttctagttttaaaaaactgatGGCAATGtggaaggagacagaaaaagaag GTCATAACAACCAAGAGATGCCCATGTTCTGGATATTTCCGTACTTCTTTGAGTCTCGTATTCTGGAATTTTTCCCAAGCTTCACTATGATGGATTACCAG gtaGACTATGATAATCATGCACTTTATAAACATGGCAAGACAGGTCGCAGACAGTCCCCTGTCCGTATCTTCACGAACCTCACCCCAAGTATGATTGTACTTCCTGTAGAGGAGGGTTATAG gttttgcaCTATATGTCAGCGGTATGTTAGTTCTGGTAACCAGCACTGTGAGATATGCAATTCATGTACGTCAAAA